The Vibrio gazogenes DNA segment GATACCTTTAGGCATCTGAACGATAGAAAGTAGCGAGTCCATTCCTTTTAACGCCTTGGATTGAACCGGAACACCCAGCACGGGTAGACTGGTAAAAGCTGCGGCCATGCCCGGCAAGTGAGCAGCGCCGCCAGCACCAGCGATGATCACTTTGAGACCACGTGCTTTGGCCTGACTTGCATAGTCGGCCAGTAACTGAGGTGTACGGTGTGCTGAAACGACCTTGGTTTCATATTCCACACCGAATTGCTCTAACATTTCTGCGGCGAGCTTCATCGTTGGCCAATCGGACTTCGAGCCCATTATAATTCCGACTTTCATCTCAGACTCCTTCAGGTTTATTGCAATGCTCAAGTATGTTTATGCTGTCAACGTGCGACAATTTTGCGCGCATTATACGGGGAAATTTGCCGAAGGAAAACGTTTGCGTCTGGAAGGTTCCCCCGATAACGTATTTTCGGACAAAATTGATTTCGTTTTTTGGCATGATCGTTTGTACACTAGTGGCATCATCATCCGAGCATAATGAGAAGTATTGTGAATAATTTTGAGCAGGTGCTTGATGCGTTGCATCAAGGTGATGTGATTGCCTATCCGACTGAAGGCGTATTTGGCGTCGGGTGTGACCCTGACCAGCCTGACGCGATTCAAAAGTTACTGGAAATCAAAAACCGTCCGGTTGAAAAGGGGTTGATTCTCATTGCATCCAGTTATGCACAGTTACAACCTTACATTGATGAAAGTCAGCTTTCAGCACAACAATTGGCTGATGTTCAGGCCAGTTGGCCGGGACCTGTCACCTGGGTTATGCCGGCCAGTGATCGTGTTTCGGTTTGGCTCTGTGGTGTGTTTGATACGATTGCCGTTCGGGTCACGGATCATCCACAGGTTCGGCAATTGTGCGATGCTTATGGCAAACCCATTACTTCAACCAGTGCCAATTTAACCGGCCAGCCGCCTTGTATGACGACAGAAGCGGTGCAGCAGCAACTTGGCCACTGTCTCCGTGCTATTTTGGCCGGGCAAACCGGTGGGCGCGATAAACCCAGTGAGATTCGAGATGCACGCACGCTGGAAATATTAAGACAAGGGTAGAGACAAGAGAAATCGCAATGAGTGGTATTGATAAACAGGCCGTTAAAACTTTTTTACTGCAACTACAGGATTCAATTTGTCAGCAGCTTGAAGCCGCTGATGGGATATCCCGATTTGAGCAAGATGAATGGCACCGCGAACCGGGTGACCGCTTGGGTGGTGGCGGACGTAGTCGTGTGATGTGCAATGGTCATATATTTGAACAGGGCGGCGTTAATTTTTCCCATGTCACCGGTCATGAAATGCCTGCGTCTGCAACGGCCCATCGACCGGAGTTAAAAGGACGTCGATTCGAAGCAATGGGCGTTTCTTTGGTCATGCACCCCAATAATCCTTACGTTCCCACTTCACATATGAATGTTCGTTTCTTCATTGCAGAAAAGGATGGCGAACCACCCGTCTGGTGGTTTGGTGGCGGGTTTGACTTAACGCCATTCTATCCGTTTGACGAAGATTGCCATCATTGGCACCAAGTGGCGAAAGAGATTTGTCAGCCGTTTGGCTCAGAGGTTTATCAACAACATAAGGATTGGTGTGATCGGTACTTTTTCTTACCGCATCGAGAAGAAACCCGCGGTGTTGGCGGGCTTTTCTTTGATGATCTGAATCAGTGGGATTTCGACACCTGCTTTGCTTATATCCGAGCAGTCGGTGAGGGATACACTCGCGCTTATCTGCCCATTGTTGAGCGGCGCAAAGACTGTCAGTTTACTGAACATGAACGTCAGTTCCAGCTGTACCGACGAGGACGATATGTGGAATTTAATCTGGTGTTTGACCGGGGCACATTGTTTGGTCTGCAATCGGGTGGACGAACCGAGTCGATTCTGATGTCTATGCCGCCACTGGTTCGTTGGGAGTACGGTTATCAACCTCAGCCCGACAGTGCAGAAGCGCGTCTGACGGAATATTTGACGCCAAGAGATTGGTGACAGTGTTCGTTGGGAGTGATAGGGTCAAAAGATTCTTTTCTATTTTCTTTGAGTGAAGGCAAGGATATGGCTTATCAGGATCAGTATGCAGTATTCGGCAATCCAATCGGTCACAGCAAATCTCCTTTTATACAGACACTGTTTGCTCGCCAGACCAACCAAGACATGGTCTATACGGCTGAGTTGGCGCCGATAGATGGTTTTAAAACAGCAGTAGATGCGTTTTTCTCTCGAGGGGGAAAGGGATGTAATGTGACTGTTCCCTTTAAAGAGGAAGCATACGCGTTTGCCGATCTGTTGACCGAGCGCGCCCAAATTGCTGGTGCGGTCAATACATTAAAGAAACTCGATGATGGCGGCATTCTCGGGGACAATACCGATGGTGCTGGTCTGGTTCAGGATTTATTGCAGTATCAGGTGCCCTTGAAGGGAGCGAAAATTTTGTTAATTGGTGCGGGTGGTGCAGCAAGAGGCGTGATTCATCCTTTATTAGCACAATCTCCCGACTCAATTGTGATTACCAACCGGACTTTCACCAAAGCACAAGATCTTGCTACTTTTTTCCAAGAACATAACCGTCAAAATCAAGACTCGTTAACATCCGTACCAGTCTCGGCTCAACCGATGTCAGAAATCCATACGGCATTCGATGTGGTAATCAATTCGACGTCAGCAAGTCTGTCCGGAGCGCTACCGGATATTTCCAGTGATATCTTTGCAGAAAGAAGTGTTGCTTATGACATGATGTATGGCAAAGGGCTCACGGTTTTTAATCACTGGGCTGTGGAGAATGGGTGTGCTCATGCCTATGATGGCTTGGGGATGTTAGTTGGACAAGCGGCGGAAAGCTTCATGCTATGGCGTGGCATTCGCCCCGGCACGCGGCAGATATTAAGAGAGCTGAGACGCAATTTGGAAGGCAGTCTATGAATCAGTCGATTCTTTTTCCTGATGTGCAGTCTTGGGATCAAGCAACGCAGCAAATCCGCTTTCCGGCTCAATGTCAGGGGGCGTTAATTGAGTGTACTGTTGCCGTTACTGTTCTGGAACACATTTCCGGCCAGCAAATAACGAATGAAGAAGAGGCTGTCAGGATTTTCTCTCAATATCGTTTCGATTGCGAAGAATTGGCCGAGCAGCTAATTGAAGATGAAGCATACAATGCGCTCGGGCAAATCGACCTGACCGTCTCTAACTAGCCGATATCTTCTACTTGATGAAGAAAGTCATCTTTATTCTGAACATAGTTCTCTGCAGATTTAACTAAGAAGGCTCGTTCTTCATCCGTGAGTGGGCGAGCCTGTTTGGCAGGATTGCCCATATAAAGGTAGCCGCTTTGCAATGTTTTGTTGGGTGGGACCAAACTACCTGCTCCAATGACAACTTCACTTTCTACCGTCACCCCATCAAGAATAATGCTGCCCATACCAACCAGAACTCTGTCCTGAATTGTACAACCATGTAGCATTGCTTTATGACCTACAGTGACATCATCGCCAATAATCAGTGGGAAACCATTCGGGTTCGCGGCATTTTTGTGAGTGACATGAAGAACCGAACCATCCTGAATATTACTTCTTTTCCCGATATGGATATGGTTAACATCGCCTCGGGCCGCCACCAAAGGCCAGATACTCGAATCATCCCCGATCCGGATATCACCGACTAATACAGCAGTACTATCCACATAAACACGTCGACCAAGTTCTGGGGCAATCCCTTTATAGCGCCGAATTGAACTCATGATGCTCTCCTCAAAATGTTAGTTTTTTGCTTTTCGTGGTGTCGAATAAGGATAATGGCTTTTCAGTTTGGAGTAAAAATAGACTTTCTGCCTAAAAAACACTCGGTTGATTAGAAACATAGGAAAACTTATTAAAAAGGGCTTGCCAATCGAAAGGCGATGCCTATAATGCCCCTCGCTGACACGGGATAGCGGAGAGAAATCCCCATCTGTGTCAGTCCGGTCTTCACCGAAAAATAAATCTGAAAAAAGTGTTTGACACCAAGATTTATCTCGCTAGAATGACCGCCTCTTCGAACGTAGAACGTTTTGAAGAATCGCTCTTTAACAATATAGACCAATCAATCTGTGTGGGCACTCGTCGATAAATATCCAATAAGATTTTATCAATGAATCGAGTGACCAATATCAAGTTGGAAAGCAGTTTACTGTTATCTGACAAGAGCACAGTCAATTCAACATTACTTATGTAATGTCACTTTTTGCTTCTGCTTTTTTTAAAGCGGAGACGAAAAGCAGTATTCATTGAGCCGACACTTTGGTGTCACAAAAACTTTAATTGAAGAGTTTGATCATGGCTCAGATTGAACGCTGGCGGCAGGCCTAACACATGCAAGTCGAGCGGTAACAGAAAGAAGCTTGCTTCTTTGCTGACGAGCGGCGGACGGGTGAGTAAAGCCTGGGAAATTGCCCTGATGTGGGGGATAACCATTGGAAACGATGGCTAATACCGCATAACGTCTACGGACCAAAGAGGGGGACCTTCGGGCCTCTCGCGTCGGGATATGCCCAGGTGGGATTAGCTAGTTGGTGAGGTAAGGGCTCACCAAGGCGACGATCTCTAGCTGGTCTGAGAGGATGATCAGCCACACTGGAACTGAGACACGGTCCAGACTCCTACGGGAGGCAGCAGTGGGGAATATTGCACAATGGGCGCAAGCCTGATGCAGCCATGCCGCGTGTATGAAGAAGGCCTTCGGGTTGTAAAGTACTTTCAGCAGTGAGGAAGGGTGTAGCTTTAATAGAGTTACATTTTGACGTTAGCTGCAGAAGAAGCACCGGCTAACTCCGTGCCAGCAGCCGCGGTAATACGGAGGGTGCGAGCGTTAATCGGAATTACTGGGCGTAAAGCGCATGCAGGTGGTTTTTTAAGTCAGATGTGAAAGCCCGGGGCTTAACCCCGGAGTTGCATTTGAAACTGGGAGGCTAGAGTACTGTAGAGGGGGGTAGAATTTCAGGTGTAGCGGTGAAATGCGTAGAGATCTGAAGGAATACCGGTGGCGAAGGCGGCCCCCTGGACAGATACTGACACTCAGATGCGAAAGCGTGGGGAGCAAACAGGATTAGATACCCTGGTAGTCCACGCCGTAAACGATGTCTACTTGGAGGTTGTGGCCTTGAGCCGTGGCTTTCGGAGCTAACGCGTTAAGTAGACCGCCTGGGGAGTACGGTCGCAAGATTAAAACTCAAATGAATTGACGGGGGCCCGCACAAGCGGTGGAGCATGTGGTTTAATTCGATGCAACGCGAAGAACCTTACCTACTCTTGACATCCAGAGAAGCCGGAAGAGATTCTGGTGTGCCTTCGGGAGCTCTGAGACAGGTGCTGCATGGCTGTCGTCAGCTCGTGTTGTGAAATGTTGGGTTAAGTCCCGCAACGAGCGCAACCCTTATCCTTGATTGCCAGCACTTCGGGTGGGAACTTCAGGGAGACTGCCGGTGATAAACCGGAGGAAGGTGGGGACGACGTCAAGTCATCATGGCCCTTACGAGTAGGGCTACACACGTGCTACAATGGCGTATACAGAGGGTTGCCAACTTGCGAAAGTGAGCGAATCCCAAAAAGTACGTCGTAGTCCGGATTGGAGTCTGCAACTCGACTCCATGAAGTCGGAATCGCTAGTAATCGTGGATCAGAATGCCACGGTGAATACGTTCCCGGGCCTTGTACACACCGCCCGTCACACCATGGGAGTGGGCTGCAAAAGAAGCAGGTAGTTTAACCTTCGGGAGGACGCTTGCCACTTTGTGGTTCATGACTGGGGTGAAGTCGTAACAAGGTAGCGCTAGGGGAACCTGGCGCTGGATCACCTCCTTACGAAAAGATATTTTGGATGAGTGTCCACACAGATTGATTTGGTTTATGTAGAGTGCATTGTCCCGTTCGTCTAGAGGC contains these protein-coding regions:
- the purE gene encoding 5-(carboxyamino)imidazole ribonucleotide mutase, with the translated sequence MKVGIIMGSKSDWPTMKLAAEMLEQFGVEYETKVVSAHRTPQLLADYASQAKARGLKVIIAGAGGAAHLPGMAAAFTSLPVLGVPVQSKALKGMDSLLSIVQMPKGIAVGTLAIGEAGAANAGILAAQIIGVHDEQVMQKVEAFRQSQTDTVLAHPDPTEE
- a CDS encoding Sua5/YciO/YrdC/YwlC family protein yields the protein MRSIVNNFEQVLDALHQGDVIAYPTEGVFGVGCDPDQPDAIQKLLEIKNRPVEKGLILIASSYAQLQPYIDESQLSAQQLADVQASWPGPVTWVMPASDRVSVWLCGVFDTIAVRVTDHPQVRQLCDAYGKPITSTSANLTGQPPCMTTEAVQQQLGHCLRAILAGQTGGRDKPSEIRDARTLEILRQG
- the hemF gene encoding oxygen-dependent coproporphyrinogen oxidase — protein: MSGIDKQAVKTFLLQLQDSICQQLEAADGISRFEQDEWHREPGDRLGGGGRSRVMCNGHIFEQGGVNFSHVTGHEMPASATAHRPELKGRRFEAMGVSLVMHPNNPYVPTSHMNVRFFIAEKDGEPPVWWFGGGFDLTPFYPFDEDCHHWHQVAKEICQPFGSEVYQQHKDWCDRYFFLPHREETRGVGGLFFDDLNQWDFDTCFAYIRAVGEGYTRAYLPIVERRKDCQFTEHERQFQLYRRGRYVEFNLVFDRGTLFGLQSGGRTESILMSMPPLVRWEYGYQPQPDSAEARLTEYLTPRDW
- the aroE gene encoding shikimate dehydrogenase, which produces MAYQDQYAVFGNPIGHSKSPFIQTLFARQTNQDMVYTAELAPIDGFKTAVDAFFSRGGKGCNVTVPFKEEAYAFADLLTERAQIAGAVNTLKKLDDGGILGDNTDGAGLVQDLLQYQVPLKGAKILLIGAGGAARGVIHPLLAQSPDSIVITNRTFTKAQDLATFFQEHNRQNQDSLTSVPVSAQPMSEIHTAFDVVINSTSASLSGALPDISSDIFAERSVAYDMMYGKGLTVFNHWAVENGCAHAYDGLGMLVGQAAESFMLWRGIRPGTRQILRELRRNLEGSL
- a CDS encoding DUF1488 domain-containing protein: MNQSILFPDVQSWDQATQQIRFPAQCQGALIECTVAVTVLEHISGQQITNEEEAVRIFSQYRFDCEELAEQLIEDEAYNALGQIDLTVSN
- a CDS encoding gamma carbonic anhydrase family protein; translated protein: MSSIRRYKGIAPELGRRVYVDSTAVLVGDIRIGDDSSIWPLVAARGDVNHIHIGKRSNIQDGSVLHVTHKNAANPNGFPLIIGDDVTVGHKAMLHGCTIQDRVLVGMGSIILDGVTVESEVVIGAGSLVPPNKTLQSGYLYMGNPAKQARPLTDEERAFLVKSAENYVQNKDDFLHQVEDIG